The DNA sequence TGCTCACGGTATTGCAGCAGCGGCAGGTCACCCGCGTGGGCAGCAACAAAGCTAAATCGGTCGACGTACGGCTCATCTGCGCCACCAACGCCGACCTCACCGAACGGCCCGGTTCGTCGATCCGGTTCCGGCAGGATTTGCTGTACCGCATCAACACCATCGAGTTGACGCTGCCGCCCCTGCGCGAGCGCCCCACCGATATTGGCCCTTTGGCGGATCACTTCGCCAAAAAATACGCCAAACAGTACAACCGGCCGGTAGCCGGCATAAGCCCCGCGCTACTGGCCGAGATGAAGCAGTACCGCTGGCCGGGTAACGTCCGGGAATTGCAGCATGCCGTTGAACGCGCTGTCATCCTGTCGCAGGGCAAGATGCTGGAACCCGCCGATTTCGTGTTCCGGAAAGACACCGCTTCTACCCTGTCGCCGGTTAATGAAACGCTCCAGCTGGAAGACATGGAGCGGCAGTTAATCCAGCAGACGATGCAGAAATACCGGGGCAGCATCACCGACGTAGCGCGGGAACTGGGCCTGTCGCGGCAGGCACTGTACCGGCGACTGGAGAAATTCGGGCTGTAACGTACTGCCCTAAACGGGACGGGTAAAAAGTAGGCTTCAGATCGCTTTCGGGTTGGAGTGACAGCAGGGTATGCGTACCGGCCTGTCATTCCAACCCGTTTTTTTAGCATCTCCTATGAAGCGTAACCTCCTGTTGATCAGCCTCCTCATTCCGACTATATTCCTCCTGCTGGCGGGTACCTTCCCCCCGCGGCCCACCCTTTACCTGATTGGTGATTCGACGGTAAAAAACTCCAGCGACAAGGGCGAAGGCGGCATGTGGGGCTGGGGCCATTTTATTGGCAACCACCTCGATACCACCCGGCTAACCGTCGAGAATCACGCGATTGGCGGACGGAGCAGTCGTACGTTTTTGGCCGAGGGGCGCTGGGATCGGATCATGGCAACACTGAAACCCGGCGACTTTGTGATGATGCAATTCGGCCACAACGACGCCGGAGCGATCAATGATACCATTCGCGCCCGGGGTACGATCAGGGGCATTGGCGAGGAGACCGAAGCCATTGACAACCTGCTCACCAAAAAACACGAAGTGGTGCACAGCTACGGCTGGTACATCCGGAAATACGTAACGGATACCCAGGCGAAAGGGGCCATTCCCATCGTGCTGTCGCTGGTACCGCGCAACGGCTGGAAAGCGGGAAAGATTGTCCGCGCTACCGACAGTTACGGCACCTGGGCGGCCGACGTGGCTAAAAAAGAGGGCGCTTATTTCATTGATCTGAACGAACAGGTAGCGGCCAAATACGACGCCCTGCGCGACTCCATAACCCTGCAAACTACGTACTTCGTCAGCGATCATACGCACACCAACGCAGCCGGTGCCCGGCTCAACGCGGCTACGGTCATTGAAGCACTGGGCCAGCAGAAAGCCTGCCCCCTGAACCGCTACGTTGTGAACCGCTCCCGGAAATACTAAACCAACCACCTCCTGCCCAATGGAAGAAATTGCCTTCACGATGAAACTGAAGCCCGGCATGGAAGCCGAGTACCTCCGCCGGCACGATGAGATATGGCCCGAACTATCAGATGTGTTAACGAAGGCGGGTATTCGGGACTATTCCATCTACCTCGACCGCTCGAGCGGTACGCTCTTTGCCGTTCAGAAACGCCTGCCCGGTCATACCGCCGATGAGTTGCCTTCCCGCCCCGTTATGCAGCGGTGGTGGCTGTACATGGCTGATCTGATGGAAACCAATCCCGATTCGTCGCCAACAGTTAACGCACTGGAGCGCGTCTTTCACATGGACTGATACCCATCTAGATCGTCTTTTCCAGTTCGGCAGCAATGGCTTCCTGAGCCAGTCGCGTGATGTCTTCGGGTGTTTGACCGGCGGGTTCCAGACCGGGCAGCACTGTCCAGGACATGCGCGTGAACGACCGTAGCGGAAAGATGCCCTTGGGATTGAAATGGCCCGTACCCCGGATCACGACCGGCACCACCAGGGCTCCCGGCGCGCGTTTGAGCAGCACCGCCAGTCCACCCGTTGCAAAGGGCCGCATCTGGCCCGAAGCCGAGCGGGTCCCTTCCGGAAATATCACCGCCGAGTGCTTTTTCTGCTGGATATGCTTACCCAGGCGAGCAATTTCGGAGATGGCCTGCTTGGCGTCTTTACGGTCAATGAGCGCAGCTCCGCTCTTGCGCAGGTTATAGGAAATACTCGGGATGCCGTGCGAAAGCTCGATTTTGGACACGAAAATGGGCGTGTGCCGGCGCAAAAACCAGATGATGGGCGAGATGTCGAACATGCTCTGGTGATTGGCCACAAAAATGATGGGCCGGTCAGTCGGCAGGTCGGTCAGTTGCCGGTACTGAATGGTACTACCCGTCAGGTACCAGCCGTAGGCAATGAACGCATTCATGACATCTACCGTTTTCTTATGAGCATCCTTACCTATAAGATGAAATGCACCTGCCTGGATGACGTGGAAGACAAGCAGTACCAAACCGAAATAGAGCAGGTAAAGGCTGCTCAGGACATAGTCAAGAAGTTTCTTCATACAGGCCGATTGGACGTTCCGGCAGCGCAGTTACTGATTTTTACCCAAAAGTAGCAATCAGTCGCTTTTTGTGAGGCAGAAAAAGGTAAACCCGAGTAATTCTGCCCTTTGTTTTAACCGTAACTTGCAAAAATTTTAGACTAATCGTTTATCCTCATATAGATTTTCACATGAGTTTATCTGGCAGCCGCCTGGACGTTATGCGTTTCGTCGGCGAAAAAATAGATACGTTGATGGCGGAGTACCTCAAGCCCATCGAAACCAACTGGCAACCTTCCGATCTGCTGCCGGATACGACGCAGGAGAACTTCCTCGACGAGATCAAGCTGCTGCGCGAGAGTGTCCGCGAGTTGTCGTACGACTACGTAGCCGTGCTCATTGGCGACACCATCACCGAAGAAGCCCTGCCCA is a window from the Spirosoma rigui genome containing:
- the rhaM gene encoding L-rhamnose mutarotase; this translates as MEEIAFTMKLKPGMEAEYLRRHDEIWPELSDVLTKAGIRDYSIYLDRSSGTLFAVQKRLPGHTADELPSRPVMQRWWLYMADLMETNPDSSPTVNALERVFHMD
- a CDS encoding lysophospholipid acyltransferase family protein; its protein translation is MKKLLDYVLSSLYLLYFGLVLLVFHVIQAGAFHLIGKDAHKKTVDVMNAFIAYGWYLTGSTIQYRQLTDLPTDRPIIFVANHQSMFDISPIIWFLRRHTPIFVSKIELSHGIPSISYNLRKSGAALIDRKDAKQAISEIARLGKHIQQKKHSAVIFPEGTRSASGQMRPFATGGLAVLLKRAPGALVVPVVIRGTGHFNPKGIFPLRSFTRMSWTVLPGLEPAGQTPEDITRLAQEAIAAELEKTI
- a CDS encoding rhamnogalacturonan acetylesterase; this translates as MKRNLLLISLLIPTIFLLLAGTFPPRPTLYLIGDSTVKNSSDKGEGGMWGWGHFIGNHLDTTRLTVENHAIGGRSSRTFLAEGRWDRIMATLKPGDFVMMQFGHNDAGAINDTIRARGTIRGIGEETEAIDNLLTKKHEVVHSYGWYIRKYVTDTQAKGAIPIVLSLVPRNGWKAGKIVRATDSYGTWAADVAKKEGAYFIDLNEQVAAKYDALRDSITLQTTYFVSDHTHTNAAGARLNAATVIEALGQQKACPLNRYVVNRSRKY